In Trifolium pratense cultivar HEN17-A07 linkage group LG7, ARS_RC_1.1, whole genome shotgun sequence, a genomic segment contains:
- the LOC123893863 gene encoding aspartic proteinase NANA, chloroplast-like, with protein sequence MQMNKKWMQWITQILMTLLLIQIIVVHSLNNEEEGEDEDERMSLELVHRHDSRFVDDVDQVEAVKGFLSRDLQRRERMNEIMIRKSQGLSRRKNIEMKPQFQLPMLSGRDEKLGEYFVDVEVGTPGQSFWVIADTGNDLTWFNCMKKVHKSNHGHGGGRHKHRSRGSHTKTRTRTRTKSRTRTSKRRRRVGTNNPCHGVFCPHQSHTFKQVSCASKTCKEDLSAVYSLQECPSPSDPCLYDISYADGSSAAGFFGTDTITVNLTNGRKGKLQNLTIGCTQSMANSVSFTEDTGGILGLGLAKDSFVEKAGLAYGAKFSYCLVDHLSHKDVSSYLTFGTPKEKVLTKMKKTELLIYPPFYGVNVIGISIADQMLKIPPKVWNFDTQGGMILDSGTSLATFVVEAYDPIVSALEKSLKNVKRVDKSISILDFCFDSEGFDESTVPRLAFHFSGGARFEPPVKSYIIDVGPMMKCIGIVPINGTGASVIGNILQQNHLWEFDLANNIVGFAPSKCN encoded by the exons atGCAAATGAATAAGAAGTGGATGCAATGGATTACTCAAATTCTAATGACCCTTTTGTTGATTCAAATCATTGTTGTTCATAGCTTGAACAATGAGGAGGAAGGTGAGGATGAAGATGAGAGAATGAGTCTAGAACTTGTGCATAGACATGATTCTAGATTTGTTGATGATGTAGATCAAGTTGAAGCTGTAAAAGGGTTCCTTAGTAGAGATTTACAAAGAAGAGAAAGGATGAATGAAATAATGATAAGAAAAAGCCAAGGATTAAGTAGAAGAAAAAACATTGAAATGAAACCACAATTTCAATTACCAATGCTTTCAGGAAGAGATGAAAAACTTGGTGagtattttgttgatgttgaaGTTGGAACACCAGGACAAAGTTTTTGGGTTATTGCTGATACAGGAAATGATTTAACATGGTTTAATTGTATGAAAAAGGTTCATAAGAGTAACCATGGTCATGGTGGTGGAAGACATAAACATAGAAGTCGAGGGTCACATACCAagacaagaacaagaacaagaacaaaatcaagaacaagaacatCAAAAAGGAGAAGAAGGGTTGGTACTAATAATCCTTGTCATGGTGTGTTTTGTCCACATCAATCTCATACATTTAAACAAGTTTCTTGTGCATCTAAAACTTGTAAGGAGGATCTAAGTGCTGTTTACTCTCTTCAAGAATGTCCTAGTCCTTCTGATCCTTGCCTTTATGATATCAG CTATGCTGATGGATCATCTGCTGCTGGATTCTTTGGCACTGACACAATAACAGTAAACCTAACAAATGGAAGGAAAGGAAAGCTTCAAAATCTAACAATTGGATGCACACAATCAATGGCTAATAGTGTATCATTCACTGAAGACACAGGTGGAATATTAGGTTTAGGTTTGGCAAAAGATTCATTTGTTGAGAAAGCAGGTTTAGCATATGGTGCAAAATTCTCCTATTGTCTTGTTGACCATTTGAGTCACAAAGATGTTTCAAGCTACCTAACATTTGGaacaccaaaagaaaaagtgttaactaaaatgaaaaaaacagaGCTTTTAATTTATCCACCATTTTATGGTGTGAATGTGATCGGCATCTCAATCGCCGATCAAATGTTGAAAATCCCACCTAAGGTTTGGAATTTTGATACTCAAGGAGGTATGATACTTGACTCAGGAACATCCTTAGCAACATTTGTTGTCGAAGCTTATGATCCGATTGTCAGCGCATTGGAAAAATCTTTGAAAAATGTGAAAAGGGTTGATAAGAGTATTAGTATTTTGGATTTTTGCTTTGATAGTGAAGGTTTTGATGAAAGTACTGTGCCAAGAttagcttttcatttttctgGAGGAGCAAGGTTTGAGCCACCAGTGAAGAGTTACATCATTGATGTTGGACCAATGATGAAATGTATTGGAATTGTGCCAATAAATGGAACTGGTGCTTCTGTTATTGGTAATATTTTGCAACAAAATCATCTTTGGGAATTTGATTTGGCTAATAACATTGTTGGATTTGCACCTTCTAAATGCAACTAG